The Oscillatoria salina IIICB1 nucleotide sequence TGGCAACTAATTCTAGGTGACGCAAACAAGCTGAGATGAGTTTGTCGGAATTCTCTACTGCGTATTGGAAAGCTGCTACAAATATGTTCATAGTCGTTGGCGATCGCGTCATTATTTAGAATCGGAAAATTCTTTTATTCTTCTGGGTCTTGATTCCATTTTGAGGAAGATTCAGCCGCTTTTGGGGTTGTTTTGCGCTCAATTTCATAAGGTGAGGGAGAAGGTAAAAGTTCCAATTGTTTTGATTTTGGTTTTGGTTTTGGTTTCTTGACTTGCTGACTTTTTTTACTAGTTGAACTGCGCCTGCGTTCGGAGATTCTTTCTTCGCTAGTTCCTTCAGCAATTACTTCGTAAAGTATGGCTAATTTATCTTTTTGGCTTCCTTTACGCAATACTCTTCCCAGTCTTTGGACATATTCGCGAGTTGAACCTGTACCAGATAAAATAATTGCAATCCTCGCATCAGGTACGTCAACTCCTTCATTGAGAACGTGAGAAACAACCAGACTTTTGTATTCTCCTTCGCGAAAACGAGTGAGAATGTCATGACGTTCTTTAACTGGTGTTTGATGAGTAATCGCAGGAATAAGAAAATCCTGGGAGATGCGATAAACAGTAGCATTATCGTTAGTAAAAATGATAATTCGTTCCGGATAGTGACGGGAAATTAGATCGGTGAGAACGCGCAATTTACCATCAGTACCGAGAGCAATTTCTTTGGCTTGCCGATGTGCTAACATAGCTCTACGTCCTGCCGCAGAACGAGCCGAAGTTTGGACGAAAAGTTGCCAACCTTTCATACTACTTAAGGAAATATTACTTTGGCGGAGAAATTCATTGCGAATTTTGATGGCTTTGTCGTAGTGAGAGCGCTCGTCTTTAGATAACTTAACCTTAATAGTGACAATTTTATGCTCTGCTAGAGCTTGACCGGATAATTCTTCTGGGCTTTTGCGATAAACCACTTTCCCGATCAATATATCTAAATCTTGATGTCGTCCATCGGTGCGATCGGGAGTAGCAGTAAGTCCGAGACGATAAGGTGCGATCGCGTATTCAGCGATAACCCGATAAAAGTCTGTGGGTAAGTGATGACATTCATCAAAAATTAGTAAAGCATATTTGTTACCTAAAGTTTCCGCATGGATTGCCGCACTATCATAAGTAGAGACTAAGATCGGCGTGCGATCGCGCGAACCTCCTCCCAATAATCCCACCTCCACATCCGGAAACGCTGCCAATAACTGTGCGTACCATTGGTGCATCAAATCTAAAGTTGGGACGACAATCAGCGTCGTACGTGGCGTTGACTGCATCGCCAGTTGCGCCAAATAAGTCTTTCCCGCCGCCGTCGGTAAGACCACAACCCCTTGACGATTTGCCCGTTTCCATGCTAAGAGAGCT carries:
- a CDS encoding DEAD/DEAH box helicase, which encodes MPRTPKLQFHRGTLLLHPPPRGKVWIDYATWDDRVEKFRIPAINYRPLVEALQAHNTNFIDEAREFLPLELTASFEMEPYPHQSEALLAWKRANRQGVVVLPTAAGKTYLAQLAMQSTPRTTLIVVPTLDLMHQWYAQLLAAFPDVEVGLLGGGSRDRTPILVSTYDSAAIHAETLGNKYALLIFDECHHLPTDFYRVIAEYAIAPYRLGLTATPDRTDGRHQDLDILIGKVVYRKSPEELSGQALAEHKIVTIKVKLSKDERSHYDKAIKIRNEFLRQSNISLSSMKGWQLFVQTSARSAAGRRAMLAHRQAKEIALGTDGKLRVLTDLISRHYPERIIIFTNDNATVYRISQDFLIPAITHQTPVKERHDILTRFREGEYKSLVVSHVLNEGVDVPDARIAIILSGTGSTREYVQRLGRVLRKGSQKDKLAILYEVIAEGTSEERISERRRSSTSKKSQQVKKPKPKPKSKQLELLPSPSPYEIERKTTPKAAESSSKWNQDPEE